The DNA sequence TGGCACATCAGATGTGCAACGGCACTCTCACAGAACAGATcagtcatcatcggcggtcactcgaagcggtCCCTTTATGGTCGGACGCCtgtgtgtgactttgtttaacgtggggagactggtgcacagacagacagccaccacacggtccttgacagatctgggtcaggatccagtggcgtggagtccaagacgaccgggggccCTTTTCTgcagcagccttcatccatccgccttcccacccgttgtgacgctccactaaagtcagccatcatcctccgcctgttctgcaaggatgtcctttctcaaattaggagaacaaaactgcacacagtactccaggtgcggtcttaccagggccctatacaactgcagaaggacctctttactccgatactcaaatcctctcgttatgaaggccaacatgccattagctatcttcactgcctgctgtacctgcacgcttactttcagaaaCTCCTGATGCATTATGCACTTCACTGGTGGGCTCACGAATCTCCCGGCTTCAGGCATCTCCATCTCCAATGCTCATACTTCCttgtggtgcaggaggaggccattcagcccatcatgtccatgctggctCTCAGAGCACCCCTTCAGGTCCCATTGACCGCTCACATGTCCAGCAACTGCCACCCCAGCATTGTCACCACCTGCCCAAAATGGGGACCACGTACAGAGAGCACTGAACCCACTCACCTGCACGTCTTgcagatgtgggagggaaccagagcacctggagaaaacctacctggtgacagggagaatgggcCACGTCCACACTGACTGCAggtgaggtctggatcgaacccgggtctctggtgctgtcaggcagcagcactacctgctgcaacTGTCCGCCgtgcagttagtttagtttagtttagtcttgagacagcgcggaaacaggcccttcggcccaccaggtccgcgccgcccagcgatccccgcacactaacactatcctacacacactagggacaatttttacatttaccaaaccaattaacctacaaacctgcacatctttggagtgtgggaggaaaccgaagatctcggagaaaacccacgcaggtcacggggagaacgtacaaactccgtacagacagcgcccgtagtcgtgatcgaacccgggtctccggcgctgaattcactgtaaggcggcaaatctAACGTtgtaccaccgtgaccgccacacACACTGGCCCGTCTCACACCTACACACTGGCCCATCACAACaccggcccatcacacacaccagcccatcacacacaccggcccatcacacacactggcccatcacacacaccggcccatcacacacaccggcccatcacacacaccggcccatcacacacaccggcccatcacacacaccggcccatcacacacaccggcccatcacacacaccggcccatcacacagaccggcccatcacacacaccggcccatcacacacaccggcCCATCACACACCTACACACCGGCCCATCATACAGAccggcccatcacacagaccggcccatcacacacaccggcccatcacacacaccggcccatcacacacctacacaccggcccatcacacacaccggcccatcacacacaccggcccatcacacacaccggcCCATCACACACCTACACACCGGCCCATCATACAGAccggcccatcacacagaccggcccatcacacagaccggcccatcacacacaccggcccatcacacacaccggcccatcacacacctacacactggcccatcacacagaccggcccatcacacacaccggcccatcacacagaccggcccatcacacacaccggcccatcacacacaccggcccatcacacacaccggcccatcacacacaccggcccatcacacacctacacactggcccatcacacagaccggcCCATCATACAGaccggcccatcacacacaccggcccatcacacacaccggcccatcacacacaccggcccatcacacacaccggcccatcacacagaccggcccatcacacacaccggcccatcacacacctacacaccggcccatcacacacaccggcccatcacacacaccggcccatcacacacaccggcccatcacacacaccggcccatcacacacaccggcccatcacacacacccaccatctcTGAGTTGCGTGGAATCACGACTGATGGCTGCATGTCCTCTGTGTTTAGTTTAAAACAGGTTACGACAAGAGGAAGGTGAGCCGAGCGTCACTGGGCAACACGAGCCATGGGCCAGCGCTGCTCATCAACAATGTCACCCAGGTGATGAAGCTGCTGCTGGAGGCCAGAGAGGAGCTGGTCCCTGTCCCTGGCTCCGTCAACTCTGTCAACGCTCTGGGCTTGGTGGTCTTCTCCATCAGCTTCGGTCTGGTCATCGGAGccatgaagggggaggggagacctGTCGGAGAATTCTTCAACTGTCTCAACGAAGCCATCATGCGCCTGGTGTCTGTTGTCACATGGTACTGCTTGCAGTTAACGTCAATGTGGACCTCAGTCAAAGCTTGCTCACTTCATCCATGTGTTTACATGTCCCCaagcacctgtgtgtgtgtgtgtgtgtgtgtgtatgggactctgtgtatgtgtgtgtcaactatgtgtgtgtgtatgtatgagactctgtgtatgtgtgtgagtgtgtgtgtgagactgtgtgtgtatgagactctgtgtatgtgtgtgtgagactgtgtgtgtgtatatgtgagtcaatagacaatatgacaatagacaataggtgcagggggaggccattcggcccttcgagccagcaccgccattcaatgcgatcatggctgatcattctcaatcagtaccccgttcctgcctcctccccataccccctgactccactatccttaagagctctatctagctctctcttgaaagcatccagagaatcggcctccactgccttctgtggcagagatttccacagattcacaacactctgggtgaaaaagttttatctcatctccattctaaatggcctaccccttattcgtaaactgtggcccctggttctggactcccccaacatcgggaacatgtttcctgcctctagtgtgtccaatcccttaataatcttatatgtttcaataagatcccctctcattctaaattccagtgtatacaagcccagtcgctccattctttcaacatatgacagtcccatcatcccgggaattaatctcgtgaacctatgctgtactccctcaatagcaataatgtccttcctcaaatttggagaccaaaactgcacacaattccccaggtgtggtctcactagggccctgtacaactacagaaggacctctttgctcctatactcaattcctcttgttatgaaggccaacatgccattggctttcttcactgcctgctgtatctgcatgcttactttcagtgactgaagaacaaggacacccagatctcattatacttccccttttcctaacttgacaccattcagataataatctgcctaattgctcttgccaccaaagtggataacctcacatttatccacattaaactgcatctgccatgcatctgcccactcacacaacctgtccaagtcaccctacaacctcatagcatcctcctcacatttcaaaatgccacccagctttgtgtcatctgcaaatttgctaatgttacttttaatcacttaatccaagtcattaatgtaaacatagcacaaaaagtaaggaaatttgtgtttggtagattatttctttgttgccaaatcttctctgccaatgccaaacagcttattctgccattgactcttgttcggtgttgtttggtggattggatgattggtctgaagaaacaagacatattggcaatttaacaatttattcatttaataaacaggagccacagtagcgtgtggaagaaccatacacagccataacagcctggcacctcctcctcatgctggtcaccagcctggtcacacactgttgtgggatggcatcccattcttgtcagcacctgggggtaccagaagctcaaaacaagagtcaaagcaacagcagaataagctgtttggcattggcagagaagatttggcaaatttttcatgggcgcatcccatatactcagctctgctgctcatcccacaaatgcatgttccttacaaatgtggcaccatttaaaagggaaataaacaggctttccaacggtataagatttattgccaagaagcattgttacaacaaagaaataatctaccaaacacaaatttccttactttttgtgctatgtttatattgtaaatagctgcggtcctagcaccgagccttgcggtaccccactagtcattgcctgccattctcaaagggacccgttaatccctattctttgtttcctgtctgccaaccaattttctatccatgtcagtaccctaccctcaataccatgtgctctaattttgcccactaatctcatatgtgtatgtgtgtgagactGTCTACTGTGTGTGTAGACTGTGTGATTGTATATGTGAGTCcactgtatgtgtgtgcatgtgtgtgagactgtgtgtatgtgtgtgtgcaagaGAGCCTGTGAGTATATGTGAGtctactgtgtgtttgtgtgtgtgagtctactgtgtgtgtgtgagtccactgtgtgtgtttctgtgtgtgatgggccggtgtgtgtctgtgagtccactgtgtgtgtgtgtgtgtgtgtgtgtgtgtgtgtttgtgtctaatGCCTTCCCTCCCTCACATTGCCCCCTGTCAcacacgttccccccgtgactgcgtgggttttctccgagatcttctgtttcctcctacactccaaagacgtgcaggtttgtaggttaattgtcttggtaaatgtaaacattgtccctagtgggtgtcggatagtgttagtgtgcggggatcgctggtcggtgcggacccggtggggaaaggcctgtttccgcgctgtatctctaaactctaaactactgCCTGTCCCTCACACCGCCCTCTATGTTGGTGCCCGTCCCTCTATGTTGGTGcccatccctcaccccaccctctctgttgCTGCCCGCCCCTCACCCGCCCTCTCTGTTGCTGCCCGCCCCTCACACCGCCCTCTCTGTTGGTGCCCGCCCCTCACACCGCCCTCTCTGTTGGTGCCCGCCCCTCACACCGCCCTCTCTGTTGGTGCCCGCCCCTCACACCGCCCTCTCTGTTGCTGCCCATCCCTCACACCACCCTCTCTGTTGCTGCATGTCCCTCACACCGCCCTCTCTGTTGCTGCCCGCCCCTCACACCGCCCTCTCTGTTGGTGCccgtccctcaccccaccctctatGTTGGTGCCCGCCCCTCACACCGCCCTCTCTGTTGCTGCCCGTCCCTCTCTGTTGCTGCCCGTCCCTCACACCGCCCTCTCTGTTTGTGCCCGCCCCTCACCCGCCCTCTCTGTTGGTGCCCGCCCCTCACTCGCCCTCTCTGTTGGTGCCCGCCCCTCACCCGCCCTCTCTGTTGGTGCccgtccctcaccccaccctctatGTTGGTGCCCACCCCTCACCCGCCCTCTCTGTTGCTGCCCGTCCCTCTCTGTTGCTGCCCGCCCCTCACACCGCCCTCTATGTTGGTGCCCGTCCCTCACACCGCCCTCTATGTTGGTGCCCGTCCCTCTCTGTTGGTGCACGCCCCTCACTCCGCCCCATCTGTTCCTGCCCGTCCCTCACACCGCCCTCTCTGTTGGTGCCCGTCCCTCTCTGTTGGTGCCCGCCCCTCACAccgccctctctctgtgcccgccCCTCTCTGTTGCTGCCCGTCCCTCACACCGCCCTCACTCTGTGCCCAGGTATGCTCCAGTGGGCATCCTGTTCCTGATTGCGGGAAAGATCGTGGAGATGGAGGACATGAGTGTGGTTGGCGGGCAGCTGGGCATGTACACCATCACTGTGATCGTGGGGCTGATGATCCACTCGCTTGTGGTGCTGCCCACACTCTACTTCATCATCACTCGCAAGAACCCCTTCGTGTTCATCGGCGGCATGGTGCAGGCCCTGGTGACGGCTCTCGGCACCTCCTCCAGGTGAGACCCTCCCTCACTCTGTCACGCTGTGTCTGCCCCTCGCCTCCTGACGGGAGAGGGCAGCCCTGACATCACGGTCCACCCACTAAACCTGGAgatccatatgaggaaagactggaaagactgggcttgtattcactggagtttagacggatgagaggggatcttatagagatgtataaaattataaagggactagataagctagatgcaggaaaaatgttcccaatgttgggggagtccagaaccaggggacacagacttagaataaaggtgaggtgagaaggaactttttcacctagagagttgtgaatttgtggagttctctgccacagagcgcagtggaggccaaatcactggatggatttaagagagagttagatagagctctaggggctagtggaatcaagggatatggggagaaggcaggcacgggttactgattgtggatgatcagccatgatcacaatgaatggcggtgctggctcgaagggccgaatgacctcctcctgcacatattttctacacacccaaaatgttggagtaactcagcgggtcaggcagcatctcgggagagaaggaatgggtgacatttcagattgagacccttcttcagactgatgtcaggggaggggacgggacaaagatagaatgtagacggagacaggaagactagtgggagaactgggaagggggaggggatagagagggaaagcagggactgtctgaagttagagatgtcaatgttcataccgctgggatgtaaactacccaagcgaattatgaggtgctgttcctccaattggcgctgggcctcactctgacaatggaggaggccctggacagaaaggacagactgggagtgggagggggtgttgaagtgctgagccaccgggagatcaggtaggttaagacggactgagcgaaggtgtgtaCACCAACCCTGTagatccacacacccacccagtgTCCGTGTTCTCACGATTGGAGAGTGTCGAACACAGAGCCGAGCGACAAAACCCATCAGCTCTCCGAATCCTCACGTTCTAATGTAAGCATTAAAAGATTTGGGGTTTTCTTAAATCTGACTTGGCCCagagagagtgggtgtggagaagatgtttccactagtgggagagtctaggatcagagggcacagcctcagaatcaaagggcgttcctttaggaaggagacgaggaggaatgtctttagtcagaggctggtgaatctgtggaattcattgccacagatggctgtggaggccgtcaatggatatttttaaggcagagattgatagattctggatgagtacgggtgtcaggggttatggggagaaggcaggagaatgtggttaggagggagagatagatcagccatggttgaagtagacttgatgggccgaatggcctaattctgcttgcaTTACTTATGAATAATATTTCATGACCCCTTTTGGCCATTCTGGTTTgtcgcttgagttctttcctgcttgttTTATATTTCACAACGGTCATAGAAAACacccagacaataggtgcaggaggaggccatgtggcccttcgagccagcaccgcagtgTACGGATATCCTCTCTGatctccctaccttcccacaaccTATAATTTTCTTGATTATCTCCAATTCGCTTTTTAAACAACGTCCACATTGGCTACTTTCCAGTCCACCAGGACCTTGCCTGGGGCTAGAGAAGATACAAagttgtagacacaaagtgcgggaataaccgggtcagacagcatctcttgcgaACATGGATAgcaaacgtttcaggtcaggacccttcttctgacagacTGTGATGTGGGGGGGAGTAGACTGGgtcggacaaagcttggcaagtgatagctgGATACAGATGAGGTGGGTTTTAAttagcaaaggccagagatgtcagatgaggagagtaaCGAAAGAGGCAGTAAATataaagtcagagggagggatatgggatgCAGTGGAAGGGGAATGTAGGGGGGAAACGGGGGAAAAGGTCAGGTGGGatggttgaattgaattgaattgaataggtttattggccaagtatgtacatatacaaggaatgtgccttggtgctccgctcgcaagtaacagcacgaacacacagtagccaattaagaataaagcctaaaacatttaaacattaagaatacaacattacggtttaaaaatgtgaatgaaataaaataccagagcacaaggaggctacagacttttggttattgagtagagctgctactcgtggaaaaaagcagtttttatgtctggctgtggctgctttgacagtccggagtggccttgcagagggaagtgcttcgaagagtttgtgttcagggtgagaggggtcagagatgatcttcctGGTTGGAGAAATGTTTGTGCACTGGATTGTGCAGGGCTCAGGAatgagagggggggaatggaaaGTTGATTAAAGTTGACAAATTCAATATTCTCGTCTCCCCACAGTTCGGCCACGCTGCCCATCACGTTTCGGTGCCTGGAGGACAAGATCGGTCTGGATAAACGAGTCACCAGGTTTGTGCTGCCGGTGGGGGCCACGATTAACATGGACGGCACCGCGCTCTACGAGGCTCTCGCCGCCATATTCATCGCACAGGTGAACAACTTCGACCTCAACTTTGGCCAAATCCTCACCATCAGGTAACACAATTACTCAGCCACACCCCTCGTATCTCAAACCACTGATCAGATGGGAGACGCAGAGAGTACATGGCCTCCTGGGGTGTGCAATAGTGCCCAGTGGGAATGTCCAGGTGGATGTAGAAAGCATTGGTGATGTGGGCAGGGCTGCAGGAAGACAACGTGTTACTGCCCTGTCATTTACGTTCCTTGTGGTCATGCATTTGGGAGATATCTTTGGCATCGTTGAGATTGTACATTTCCTGTTGATTGCAGAATTAAACATAGAaaggtagaaaataggtgcaggaggaggccattgggcccttcgagccagcaccgccattcattgatcatccacaatcagtaacccgtgcctgctttctccccatatcccttgattccgctatcccctcgagctctatctaactctctctcaaatccatccagtgaattggcctccactgccctctgtgacagagaattccacaaattcacaactctctgggtgaaaacgttttttttctcacctcagttttaaatagtctcccctttattctcagaagaAGAATTCAGAGTGGGATTTTAGAACGGGGAATCATTGGGAAAAGAGGCAGTAGTAAATGTGAGTGGGATGAAAGGTGGATGTGCAGCCCAGTCTGATCAATTATCCCAGGCTACTGCACGAGGCAAGACGAGAGATTACTgaggacagacacagagtgctggagtaactcagtgggtcaggcagcatctgtggagaacatggataggtgacgtttcacagagtgctggagtaactcagcgggtcaggcagcatctgtggagaacatggataggtgacgtttcacagagtgctggagtaactcagcgggtcaggcagcatctctggagaacatggataggtgacgtttcagagtgctggagtaactcagcgggtcaggcagcatctctggagaacatggataggtgacgtttcaagtcgagacctttcttcagactaggagtcaggagagagggagacacagatatggaaggataaggtgtgagaaacgagagaacaaaggggacggagatcaaggagaatgtagaatagatcattcttAGCTAGTGGAAGATGACAACAAGACAGACAAAGAAAAAATTTATTCGGAGggtcagtcagactggtcggagaacaaggaataacaatgatctattctacatctacCTTGATCTGCGTCTCCGTtgttctctcattttcacacctgacccttccatatctttgcgtctccctctcctctgactcctagtctgaagaagagccctcaacctgaaatgtcgcccattccttctctccaaagtgctgcctgtcccactgagttactccagcattttatgcctacatTCGGCGTCAACcagcagtttcctcctacataagAGATGGCTGAGGCTGCAGCAGAGAGtttttggtggcacggtggcacagcggtagagttgctgccttacagcgaatgcagtgccggagaccagggttccatcctgactacgggcgtcgtctgtatggagtttgtacgttctccccgtgacctgcgtgggttttctccgagatcttcggtttcctcccacactccaaagatgcgcgggtttgtaggttaattggcttggtaagtgtaaacattgtccctagtgggtgtaggatgatgttaatgtgcggaggtcgctggtcggcgtggacccggtgggccgaagggcctgtttccgcgttttatctctaaactaaactaaaccttggctGGGTTCAGGCGAGGACAACAGCTATAGTAACATTATTTTAAAAGTACAGCAGTGATAAGAAGGGTGATGAGTGTGACTTTGAATGAGCCTCACAGAAGCAGAGCAGTGGATGTAACTTCATATGTGCCCTGGGATCAGAGCTGGTGAGAATGGGAGAATCTCTCTCAACCCTTTCAGAATAACGGTAACATCAGCTGATTGAAGCCAGTTCTAAAGTTACAATTGCACAGTTTGGTTCAATACTCTGGGGGACAAACATTTTCGTACAATGACCTATTTACACTGGGACTGCATCTCAACTGAAAGACGCCTCAGTTGAGATGTGCCCCCCTTGTTTCCAGCACTCCATGGAGAACCTGGACCTCCTCCaaataaaggagcagaattaggccattcggcccatcaagtccactccgccattcaaccatggctgatctatccttccctcctaaccccattctcctgccttctccccataacccctaaactAATCAAGCAACTATCTATCTTAAAAatatgacttaaaaatatccactgatccaggatggggaggaatctgcctacagacgggaagtgacacagctggcgtcctggtgccatcgcaacaacctggagctcaatgctctcaagacagtggaattaattgtagactttcgaagagctccccctcccctccccccactcaccatcaacaacaccacagtcacatctgtggagttatttaagttatatcatatcatatcatcatatcatatacatacagccggaaacaggccttttcggccctccaagtccgtgccgcccagtgatccccgtacattaacactatcctacacccactagggacaattttaattttttttacatttacccagccaattaacctacatacctgtacgtctttggagttccttggaaccattatctccagggaccttaaatggggaaacgccatcgactccacagtcaaaaaggcccaacagaggatgtacttcctgcggcaactgaagaaacacaatctgccacaggcaatgatagtccaattctatactgctatcattgagtccgtcctcaccttctccatcatggtctggtttggctcagccaccaagcacgacatcggaggctgcaacggatcgttcgcacagctgagaaggttgttggttgcaaccttccccccattgacgaactgtacactgcaagggccaggaagcgagcgggcaagatcatctctgacccctctcaccctgaccacaaactcttcaaagcacttccctctggaagacgactccggactgtcaaagcagccacagccagacataaaaacagctttttttccacgagtgatagttccactcaacaaccaaaagtctgtagcctcttttttgcCCTGCTTTACTTTCACCCACATGTTGAGACCGTGAtgatgtatccttattgttttgatgtggttatgctttattcttaattgttaactgtatgtttgtgttgtcgtttgtcagcggagcaccaaggcacattctttgtatgtgcacatatttggccaataaacttattcattcattcaaggacGTTGGCACAGTTGAGATTCAGAAtgactcccccaacccccaccccgccCAGTGAAGATGAAATGAGGCGAGGCCGCTGCGGGGACACAACCTCTGCGTTGAGCAGGCGggcggggtgaggggggtgtttgTTGCAGCACCCACCAGCGTTATGTGGTGTAACGATGCGATGCCCTGGCTGCCCGCTGCTGGGGGGCGGCTTGAGTCATGGTTCCCGACCACAGGGCTTTAGCCTGTGCTTAACTGTCCCAGACTGTAGCCTGTGCTTAACTGTCCCAGACTGTAGCCTGTGCTAAACTGTCCCAGGCTATAGCCTGTGCTAAACTGTCCCAGACTGTAGCCTGTGCTAAACTGTCCCAGACTGTAGCCTGTGCTAAACTGTCCCAGGCTGCCCCTCCTGTGCTAAACTGTCCCAGGCTTTAGCCTGTGCTTAACTGTCCCAGACTGTAGCCCGTGCTAAACTGTCCCAGACTGCCCCTCCTGTGCTAAACTGTCCCAGACTGTAGCCTGTGCTAAACTGTCCCAGGCTTTAGCCTGTGCTTAACTGTCCCAGACTGTAGCCTGTGCTAAACTGTCCCAGACTGTAGCCTGTGCTAAACTGTCCCAGACTGTAGCCTGTGCTAAACTGTCCCAGGCTGCCGCTCCTGTGCTAAACTGTCCCAGGCTGGTCCTCCAgtcagtcgaagggcctgtttccgcgctgtatctctaaactcaactaaactaccaGGCATTATCGCAGCAGAATAGCCAGTCTGGACTTGCCAAACATCACAAaaccaggctcttcagctcaacatctccaaacctttcctatccttgaacCTGTCCCagggtcctttaaatgttgttaatgaaCATGCCTCAACCACcctccaccctgtgtgaaaagttgccccactagaaaaataggtgcaggaggaggccttttggcccatcgagctggTGGACCTGCGCCTGTGGGGGGTACCCAgtgtactgcctgacctgctatctGTGCGCAGTGCCAGGATGGTGGTGCTGCTCCACTGTGTAACCCTGTTGCTTTTCTCTTGATGCAGCATCACAGCGACCGCTGCCAGTATCGGTGCCGCTGGCATACCCCAGGCAGGCCTGGTGACCATGGTGATTGTCCTGACATCAGTGGGACTTCCTACCGACGACATCAGTCTCATCATTGCAGTGGATTGGTTCCTGTAAGTCTCACGTCACACGGTACAACAGGCCATACGGCTCAGCAGCTCCAGTGATGGGTGTCTGACGGTCTACCCCCAGTGACCAGGGTCTCTCCCAGTGACGGGGGTGTCTCTCTCCCAGTGACGGGGgtctctc is a window from the Rhinoraja longicauda isolate Sanriku21f chromosome 3, sRhiLon1.1, whole genome shotgun sequence genome containing:
- the LOC144592291 gene encoding excitatory amino acid transporter 1-like isoform X3 produces the protein MERIQQGFQKRTVAKSRARRVTCEDVKRFGKNNSFVLFTVAAVVAGMAALDSKASGRMGLRAVVYYTTTTVLAVITGITMVLVIHPGGGGKEKMHREGKIEKVHSTDAFMDLVRNMFPPNLVEACFKQFKTGYDKRKVSRASLGNTSHGPALLINNVTQVMKLLLEAREELVPVPGSVNSVNALGLVVFSISFGLVIGAMKGEGRPVGEFFNCLNEAIMRLVSVVTWYAPVGILFLIAGKIVEMEDMSVVGGQLGMYTITVIVGLMIHSLVVLPTLYFIITRKNPFVFIGGMVQALVTALGTSSSSATLPITFRCLEDKIGLDKRVTRFVLPVGATINMDGTALYEALAAIFIAQVNNFDLNFGQILTISITATAASIGAAGIPQAGLVTMVIVLTSVGLPTDDISLIIAVDWFLDRLRTTTNVLGDSLGAAIVEHLSRRELQEMDLRANKQMKKPYQLMSQDHENERVVGSETTM
- the LOC144592291 gene encoding excitatory amino acid transporter 1-like isoform X1, with the translated sequence MERIQQGFQKRTVAKSRARRVTCEDVKRFGKNNSFVLFTVAAVVAGVVLGFCLRKYHMTYRQVKYFSFPGELLMRMLQMLVMPLIISSLVTGMAALDSKASGRMGLRAVVYYTTTTVLAVITGITMVLVIHPGGGGKEKMHREGKIEKVHSTDAFMDLVRNMFPPNLVEACFKQFKTGYDKRKVSRASLGNTSHGPALLINNVTQVMKLLLEAREELVPVPGSVNSVNALGLVVFSISFGLVIGAMKGEGRPVGEFFNCLNEAIMRLVSVVTWYAPVGILFLIAGKIVEMEDMSVVGGQLGMYTITVIVGLMIHSLVVLPTLYFIITRKNPFVFIGGMVQALVTALGTSSSSATLPITFRCLEDKIGLDKRVTRFVLPVGATINMDGTALYEALAAIFIAQVNNFDLNFGQILTISITATAASIGAAGIPQAGLVTMVIVLTSVGLPTDDISLIIAVDWFLDRLRTTTNVLGDSLGAAIVEHLSRRELQEMDLRANKQMKKPYQLMSQDHENERVVGSETTM
- the LOC144592291 gene encoding excitatory amino acid transporter 1-like isoform X2, with protein sequence MERIQQGFQKRTVAKSRARRVTCEDVKRFGKNNSFVLFTVAAVVAGVVLGFCLRKYHMTYRQVKYFSFPGELLMRMLQMLVMPLIISSLVTGMAALDSKASGRMGLRAVVYYTTTTVLAVITGITMVLVIHPGGGGKEKMHREGKIEKVHSTDAFMDLVRNMFPPNLVEACFKQFKTGYDKRKVSRASLGNTSHGPALLINNVTQVMKLLLEAREELVPVPGSVNSVNALGLVVFSISFGLVIGAMKGEGRPVGEFFNCLNEAIMRLVSVVTWYAPVGILFLIAGKIVEMEDMSVVGGQLGMYTITVIVGLMIHSLVVLPTLYFIITRKNPFVFIGGMVQALVTALGTSSSSATLPITFRCLEDKIGLDKRVTRFVLPVGATINMDGTALYEALAAIFIAQVNNFDLNFGQILTIRDRLRTTTNVLGDSLGAAIVEHLSRRELQEMDLRANKQMKKPYQLMSQDHENERVVGSETTM